The following are encoded together in the Myxococcus virescens genome:
- a CDS encoding response regulator produces the protein MTPPPVVLISDDEPLIVSALAREGKRSGLNCISDTTSERVLELAREHRPAVIILDINQHQDGRDLLAQLKQDPNTRDCKVIILSAVEDQFTRHVCFELGADDYEVKPFDPTFMTRVARLASSVARPRT, from the coding sequence ATGACGCCGCCCCCCGTCGTCCTCATCTCCGATGACGAGCCCCTCATCGTCTCCGCCCTCGCCCGCGAGGGGAAACGCTCCGGGCTGAACTGCATCTCGGACACCACGTCCGAGCGCGTCCTGGAGCTCGCCCGCGAGCACCGGCCGGCCGTCATCATCCTGGACATCAACCAGCACCAGGACGGCAGGGACCTGCTCGCCCAGCTCAAGCAGGACCCCAACACCCGCGACTGCAAGGTCATCATCCTCAGCGCCGTCGAGGACCAGTTCACCCGCCACGTCTGCTTCGAGCTCGGCGCCGACGACTACGAGGTGAAGCCCTTCGACCCCACCTTCATGACCCGCGTTGCCCGGCTCGCCTCCTCCGTGGCGCGCCCTCGCACCTGA